The following coding sequences are from one Chitinophagales bacterium window:
- the hemW gene encoding radical SAM family heme chaperone HemW: protein MAALYIHIPFCKKACHYCSFYFTLSTVKKAEFIKALCKEIETRSLELIGQSISSIYFGGGTPSLLSIQDLEKIFEAIKGNYSLESNTEITIESNPENITASYLSELKVLCINRLSIGVQSFSNPDLEIMNRNHNADQAIQAIKMAKEKFDNVSLDLIFGLPFSGLKQWKNNLEQAIALGVDHISTYNLTVEEKTALARKVARKELSVEPDNTLNEMYFYTIDYLERNKLIQYEISNFGKQNHWSLHNISYWKQEPYLGFGPSAHSYSGKERRWNVSNLKNYMEAIDQGENYSESEVLSIENKYNEYVMTRLRTIFGLGIEEIKTTFGKNFENHFLSKIQEMQAQNWIHYENNYFKLTTSGKVMADHIASELMK from the coding sequence AAAGCCTGTCATTATTGCTCTTTCTATTTTACCTTAAGCACTGTCAAAAAAGCAGAATTTATAAAAGCGTTGTGCAAGGAGATAGAAACTAGAAGTTTAGAATTAATTGGTCAAAGCATCTCATCTATTTACTTTGGTGGTGGAACTCCTTCGCTTTTAAGTATTCAAGACTTAGAAAAGATATTTGAGGCTATTAAGGGCAATTATTCGTTAGAAAGCAATACAGAAATTACCATTGAGTCAAATCCTGAAAATATAACCGCCTCTTATCTTTCAGAATTGAAAGTATTATGTATAAATAGACTCAGCATTGGCGTTCAGTCATTTTCAAATCCTGACTTAGAAATCATGAATCGCAATCATAATGCTGATCAAGCTATCCAGGCGATAAAAATGGCAAAGGAAAAATTTGACAACGTTTCACTGGATTTAATTTTTGGTTTACCATTTTCAGGCTTAAAACAATGGAAAAATAATTTGGAACAAGCAATTGCTCTTGGAGTTGACCATATTTCGACTTATAATCTCACGGTAGAAGAGAAAACGGCCTTAGCCAGAAAAGTAGCTAGGAAGGAACTTTCTGTAGAGCCTGATAATACCTTGAATGAAATGTATTTTTACACTATTGACTATCTAGAAAGAAATAAGCTTATTCAATACGAAATATCGAATTTTGGAAAGCAAAATCATTGGTCTTTGCATAACATTAGCTATTGGAAACAAGAACCCTATCTAGGATTTGGGCCTTCGGCTCACAGCTATTCAGGAAAGGAAAGACGCTGGAATGTCTCTAATTTAAAAAACTATATGGAGGCCATAGATCAAGGAGAAAACTATAGTGAAAGTGAAGTATTAAGTATAGAAAACAAATACAATGAATATGTTATGACTAGGTTGAGAACTATTTTTGGACTAGGCATTGAAGAAATAAAGACTACCTTTGGAAAAAATTTTGAGAATCATTTCCTCTCTAAGATTCAAGAAATGCAAGCTCAAAATTGGATACATTACGAAAACAACTACTTTAAACTAACTACCTCAGGCAAGGTAATGGCTGACCATATAGCTAGTGAGTTGATGAAATAA
- the rnr gene encoding ribonuclease R — protein MLKDKNEKTETKILNLFNKNYEKKFSFDKLKELLPKSTRKEKLVHALMVLKKQKKIVEIEMDVYMLKQWDDEISTKPKSITKLENKKTITNSEIVLHGNVEVEGILDITATGAMFVSIDGMDRDAILRSKNVPAFAGDRILVKLDKIKEGKRTEAKFIRVIERKLKSFIGRFSVHKSKEFEVYFVTPVSSKALFDFYISSKYTHGAKDGDYVEIEFIEWGDKEKNPRGKVIEVLKNFNPNELTMRTILLEREFHQEFPEAVLEELKPIKSKLTDKDLADRLDMRNTLTITIDPKTARDFDDALSVKKLEENLYEVGVHIADVAHYVQLGTELDKEALRRATSVYLPDRVAPMLPEKLSNDLCSLNPKEDRLAFSMIYHIDENGKVHNEYLAKTVIHSDRRFTYEEAQQVIETGKGDHSVTILFLHKIATSWREERFHKGGINFEAPEVQFVLDESGKPIDIIPKVQKEANWLIEEFMLRANRSVAMALEVYSKKKMIPAGIYRDHETPDLAKLEQFSEAALRLGGHKIKKITKPEQAAGILNEFLTSISDSPESDILNQMAIRSMAKAYYSTENIGHYGLGFTHYSHFTSPIRRYPDLIAHRLLTNVLKKKKVDYTAAQMEEMCMHCSDQERKATDCEREGIKYKQVEYLSYHLKQEFEGIVSGMNGTGFWVELKANKCEGYVELSSNFRENFSFNPTTLTLKGHQSHTEFHMGQPVTIVVDKVDLEAKRVWFKVVMF, from the coding sequence GTGTTGAAAGATAAAAACGAAAAAACAGAAACAAAAATTCTAAACTTGTTCAATAAAAACTATGAGAAGAAGTTTAGTTTTGATAAACTAAAAGAGCTTTTACCCAAATCTACAAGAAAAGAAAAGCTAGTTCACGCGCTTATGGTGCTGAAAAAGCAAAAGAAAATAGTAGAAATTGAAATGGATGTCTATATGCTCAAACAGTGGGATGACGAGATATCTACCAAGCCAAAATCAATCACTAAATTAGAAAATAAAAAAACCATAACGAATAGCGAAATTGTTCTCCATGGAAATGTTGAAGTAGAGGGTATCCTTGACATTACAGCTACAGGAGCTATGTTTGTGTCGATAGACGGTATGGATAGAGATGCTATACTTCGAAGCAAAAATGTTCCAGCTTTTGCGGGTGATCGTATTCTAGTAAAACTCGATAAGATAAAAGAAGGTAAACGAACCGAAGCTAAGTTTATAAGAGTAATAGAACGTAAGCTCAAAAGTTTTATCGGTAGGTTTTCCGTTCATAAATCTAAAGAATTTGAAGTTTACTTCGTCACTCCGGTTTCTTCCAAAGCACTTTTTGATTTCTATATTTCATCAAAATATACTCATGGAGCAAAAGATGGAGATTATGTAGAAATCGAGTTTATTGAATGGGGAGATAAAGAAAAAAATCCAAGAGGTAAGGTCATAGAGGTATTGAAAAATTTCAACCCCAATGAGCTAACTATGCGCACTATACTTCTCGAACGTGAATTTCACCAGGAATTTCCAGAAGCGGTGTTAGAAGAATTAAAACCAATAAAGTCAAAATTAACAGACAAGGATTTAGCAGATAGATTGGACATGCGAAATACTTTGACAATTACAATTGATCCTAAAACTGCACGCGATTTTGACGATGCCCTTTCAGTTAAAAAGCTAGAAGAAAATCTCTATGAAGTAGGAGTGCATATAGCCGATGTGGCACATTATGTTCAGCTAGGCACAGAATTAGATAAAGAAGCGTTACGCCGAGCTACCTCAGTTTATCTTCCTGATAGAGTAGCACCTATGCTACCAGAAAAATTATCCAATGACCTCTGCTCGTTGAATCCTAAGGAGGATAGATTGGCTTTCTCTATGATTTATCACATAGATGAGAATGGAAAAGTTCATAATGAATATTTAGCAAAAACAGTTATTCATTCGGATAGACGGTTTACCTATGAAGAAGCACAGCAAGTTATAGAAACCGGTAAGGGAGATCATTCTGTAACTATTCTCTTTCTCCATAAAATCGCTACATCATGGCGGGAAGAACGTTTTCATAAAGGAGGTATCAATTTTGAGGCACCAGAAGTTCAATTTGTTTTGGATGAATCTGGAAAGCCCATTGATATCATTCCTAAAGTGCAGAAGGAGGCAAATTGGCTCATAGAAGAATTTATGCTTCGTGCCAATAGAAGTGTTGCGATGGCTTTAGAAGTCTATTCAAAAAAGAAGATGATTCCTGCTGGTATTTATAGAGACCATGAAACCCCTGATTTAGCTAAATTGGAACAATTTAGTGAAGCTGCCTTGAGACTGGGCGGACACAAAATAAAAAAAATAACCAAACCAGAACAAGCTGCTGGGATACTAAATGAGTTTTTAACTTCAATATCTGATAGTCCTGAGTCCGATATATTAAATCAAATGGCCATTCGATCAATGGCTAAGGCTTATTATTCGACGGAAAACATAGGACATTATGGACTCGGTTTCACGCATTATTCACATTTCACATCGCCTATTCGTCGATATCCTGATTTAATTGCGCACAGACTACTTACCAATGTGCTTAAAAAGAAAAAAGTTGACTATACAGCTGCACAAATGGAAGAAATGTGTATGCATTGCTCAGATCAAGAACGTAAAGCCACAGACTGCGAACGTGAAGGTATTAAATATAAACAAGTAGAATATTTGAGTTATCATTTAAAGCAAGAATTTGAAGGTATCGTTAGCGGTATGAATGGCACAGGCTTTTGGGTAGAACTCAAAGCTAACAAATGTGAAGGTTATGTAGAACTGAGCTCTAATTTTAGAGAAAATTTCAGTTTTAATCCTACCACTTTAACTTTAAAAGGACACCAATCCCATACAGAGTTTCATATGGGACAGCCTGTTACAATAGTAGTTGACAAAGTAGACTTGGAAGCTAAGCGAGTGTGGTTTAAGGTGGTTATGTTTTAA
- a CDS encoding DNA alkylation repair protein, which translates to MRNYVANLYSFLKDLGDETISEKQSKYMRYRFPFFGLMNKTRDIYWKEYQEVAGKLDKNCMIEFATECIRYPEREMWYIASQVLKENKKRLRAQDLKFIKDMIVKSDWWDIVDLLASNCIGALCTKFPDLRNEVNSWIKSENFWLRRTAIIYQLGYGVKTHEEILYQHILQTCHEKEFFIRKAIGWALRSYSKVNPVSVRNFIEINQNKLSNLSVKEGSKYL; encoded by the coding sequence ATGAGAAACTATGTTGCTAATTTATATTCATTTCTGAAAGATTTAGGAGATGAAACTATCTCTGAAAAGCAGTCAAAGTATATGCGTTATCGATTTCCATTTTTTGGATTGATGAATAAGACAAGAGATATATACTGGAAAGAATATCAAGAAGTGGCAGGAAAGTTAGATAAGAATTGTATGATTGAGTTTGCTACCGAATGTATTAGATATCCTGAACGCGAAATGTGGTACATAGCTTCTCAGGTATTGAAGGAAAATAAGAAAAGATTGAGAGCACAAGACTTAAAATTTATCAAAGACATGATAGTAAAATCTGACTGGTGGGATATTGTGGATTTATTGGCTTCGAATTGTATTGGCGCTCTTTGTACAAAATTTCCTGATCTTAGAAATGAAGTCAATAGCTGGATAAAAAGCGAAAACTTTTGGCTTCGTCGCACTGCCATAATATATCAGTTAGGCTATGGAGTGAAAACGCATGAAGAAATTCTGTATCAGCATATTCTTCAAACCTGTCACGAAAAAGAATTTTTCATTCGCAAGGCTATAGGCTGGGCACTCCGCTCTTACTCAAAGGTAAATCCTGTATCCGTAAGAAATTTTATAGAAATAAATCAGAATAAATTATCTAATTTAAGCGTAAAGGAGGGAAGTAAGTACCTGTAA
- a CDS encoding glycoside hydrolase family 25 protein: MSRKRGKLRINRILWIGITLISIFFIFKFFSTLRPAFLFPKWKDYAVHGVDVSKYQGQIDWYQLNNHEVKFAFIKATEGKELVDKEFQNNWQQAKEVGIIRGAYHFYRPNLDWKIQARNFISQVELEKGDLPPVLDIELVHHRDQLNLLSDIRKWLEVVERHYGVRPIVYTYENYYNRFLLNEFRHYNLWIAKYSHSSPCLDDDARWEFWQFSETGELKGVVNKIDLNCFYGTEAQLRKILKK; the protein is encoded by the coding sequence ATGTCAAGGAAAAGAGGCAAACTGCGTATTAATAGAATTTTATGGATAGGTATAACTCTAATTTCCATATTTTTTATTTTTAAATTTTTTTCTACATTAAGACCTGCATTTCTTTTTCCAAAATGGAAAGACTATGCCGTACATGGTGTAGACGTATCGAAATATCAAGGTCAAATAGATTGGTATCAACTAAACAATCATGAAGTTAAGTTCGCCTTTATAAAGGCAACAGAAGGTAAAGAACTAGTGGATAAAGAGTTCCAAAATAATTGGCAGCAAGCAAAAGAAGTAGGTATAATTAGAGGAGCCTATCATTTCTATAGACCAAATTTAGATTGGAAAATACAAGCTAGGAATTTTATCTCACAGGTAGAATTAGAAAAAGGCGACCTACCGCCTGTTTTAGATATAGAATTAGTCCATCATAGAGATCAGTTAAATTTGCTTTCTGATATACGAAAATGGTTAGAGGTCGTGGAGAGGCACTATGGGGTGCGTCCTATAGTCTATACGTATGAAAACTATTACAATCGATTTTTGCTAAATGAATTTAGACATTATAATCTGTGGATAGCTAAGTATAGCCATAGTTCTCCTTGCTTAGATGATGATGCTCGCTGGGAGTTTTGGCAGTTTTCAGAAACAGGGGAATTAAAAGGTGTGGTGAATAAAATAGATTTAAATTGTTTCTATGGCACAGAAGCTCAATTGAGAAAAATTTTAAAAAAATAG